The genomic region TGACCATGGTTTAGAACCAGTTGATACTTATTATTTGTTCATTAGCAACCTTTATGAAACCATTAACAGTTTCATTTAACACTGAATAAGACATGATAcccctctccagtggcacagcggaatatctgctTGCTCACACCGCGAGAAAccggtttcaatacctgtggtgggtggaacacagatagtccattgtgtaattttatgtttaattccatACATATGATATTGTAAGGCACGTTCGCTTCTTTTATACAGTAAAGTAGATTAGATTATTAAAAGTTATGTCACGGCTATTCCAGTTTAACAGAGCTAAAAAATAACGAAGGAAGTTAAATGTATAGCAGATATAGGATTTTATAATTCAGTTCACAAGGAGCTTAATAAACTATTTGGTAACTTGAGAGTTGATCTTTCATATTTCAGTATGTTTATTCATACTCATGATAATTATTCTGTTAATACTTCATAGATGGTGTCCGTTCACATGTTACCTCTAGTGGATGAAGTCGTAATTAACTTAGTGCAAAAATAATTTCTTGCATATTCCTGTACTCTTaatagtttgtttcttcttgaatttcgcgcaaagctataagagtgctatctgcgctagccggccctaattttgcagcgtaagactagagagaaatcatcaccatccaacgctaactcttgggctactattttaccaacgaatagtgggattgattgtcacattataacgccccacggttgaaagagcgaacatgtttggtgtgacggggattcgaacccacaaccatcagattacgagtcgaatgtcttaatcacctggccatgctgggcctaatctTAATAGTAACAAAAAAATATGTTGCCTTTTCCTTTTGACCTGAATGGTTTTGTTAAGACTGATTTTTTCTTGACCTGTGTCAGTCAAATCATTGTAGATTGTTATACATGTATCGCGCACGCGTATGTGTGTTTaacggtgtgtgtgtgtatcaagtttattattattccatAGAATTATTATTTCCTTcattactaaatatttcttttttattaacaacgtatagtttaactttatgttttgtatttataacgaaagtacttaatttattttacagatctagttataactttttaatttagCACTTAAATACGAAAACTGGATGTTAGCAGCTAAACCCAGCACTTTCCcgttatgtttatttgtaattaagcaaaaactacacattcggctatctgtgctgtgcccttcacgggtatagaaacccggtttctggagGTGTGAGTCCGCGGACATACTACTATGTCACTGGGGGAGCTTCCCCCTTATGAACGCATTTTTTAAGCACTTCTCATCTCACTGATATTATTCAACTACCTCAATAGATCACCTATGAACAATAATTGGAATATTTAACTattccatatatattttatttttattatactgtgtAACATTTCTTGTTCAAATTTATAACACCCAGGACGTTTTGGCATTTTGTTTACTTCTTAATCATACTATAATAGAACTCTTGCTTGAACGATACTGAACAacctttttattacgcgatgtgcaactcCCAACTTCATCAAATTCTTATCCTGTGTTCACGTAAATTTGCATAAAGGGTCACGATTTATCCATTTCGTCTCCTTTTCCTGTTacggagaattttatttttctccattcttagGTTGCAGATGTAGCATTATGAATACTTTACTCGCGGAGATCATgccatctatacaaatataattgtactatgagttgtatgtccatgtaaatacttcgcagtgtgttaatggatcttcaccaaaattggtatagaGGCTCATCAGGTCCATggataaatacacaaatattttaaatgcgcATTTTGCGTTTTTTACGAGTGTTTTTTTCGGTTTAGTTTACCACTATTTctcccctgttgatggatcttcaccaaatttggcataaaGGTTTcttgggtccatgaggagatgcattcaaatttccggtttcacagtttgtgttttgctatttttatagatgttttggattttttaaaattatatataaaggaaacaatttTATCTATTCTAAGATAACCTAGCATGCTttacataaaagttaaaatagttCTATTATCTATGGTACCcgtaccctggacggaagttatgtaaattcatggttaATGAAAGGTTAATCAAACGAAATATGATAATGTGTAAAGTGCATTCTAAGGTAAAGGAAAATTATTGTGCACAGAAAAATACGGATATgatttagtttaaatttgtaaaatcttATCCAAGTGTCATATAAACCTGTTCCACATAAAGCTATTATTACGTCATAATATAATCCTAATTCCGAAATTTCCAGGAAAACTAATGTGTTTCTAATGACTTCCTTGACTTGTCGTTTCCTGAGTcgtgtttattcaaaatattgaaatttgaaatttcaataatgatttttaaaacactttattacatCAAGTTATCTAACACAACAGGAATACTAAAAGATTTAGTCCCATAACATAGCAACAAACGAATAATTTAATCAAGCGATACAAATAAGGCAAAGCAGACAAAAACTAGAGAGAATTATTTGAATCAAACAACGTAACAGATTTTGTGACAACAAACCCAGAGATCAGATCTAGAAACCTTTTAAACTaggttgtatttctttaaaaaagatGTAGTTACGTATAttatataaatagataattaaGGCATAAAAAGATTTATGTCCATAACATAGCATTAAGCAATTACTTACTAAAGTAAGAAAAAAGCAAAGCAACCTGGTACTGAAAGTAGCTGTGTACGATAAACCGACATACATGATTTTGTGACGGTAAACTTAAGaaccatatttaaatatattaaacagtgcTCCTTTTCTACAACAGAAAAAACTTATATATCTATTTAAGCGTGGGCATAGCCGTAGGCCCAAGGAGCGTGGAAGTAGGGAGCATGTACCAGTTTGATGATTTTGTGAACAGGGGCAGCCTTCACCTTAACTGCAGGGGCTTCCTGAACTGACACCTGAACATCAGCAGGGTTGGCATTAGCAGTACCTGGTTCATTGGTTTCGATGGATGGCTTGAATCCACTAGCATCAGCTGTGAAAGATACTCGTCGGTAGAGACCGTTTGCATCTGCGTAAGAGTAGCTGCCAGTGACGGCACCACTTCCATCTCCAGACTCCTGGCGGGACTGAGTGTTACCATCTTCGTCCTTGGTGTCGTAGCTGAAGTCAAAAGGTTCAGGCTTTTCCTGATTgtacagaaaatttaaataagtttcaCATAATATTTGTGCCATTGCGTGAAATGAAATAACTTTCTATAATCTACGTGTTTTTAAGAGACTTGTATCAAACTCTTTTCAATGTTCAATATGTATTcctttaaagtatttttagtattggaagccccccagtggctcagcagtatgtttgtggacttacaacgctaaaaaacttggtttcgatacccgtagtgggcagagcacagatagcccattgtgtagctttgtgcttaattcaaaacaacaacaacagtattggAATCCGAATCGAATTTGCAGCGAAAACTAATATAACGatgttgtaacttttttttcttaacgaacaaaagaaatttattttgtataagaaCTAGAAATCTGACcataagttttatatttgtttcgtCATAAAAATATCTATTACTACCCAACAAGCACTTCGAGATCGagttctaattttattttgttatttagcaacagtaattttaaataatttgatttttgatGATTGGTTTACCTTAAGTACAAAGCTATTTAAAACAAGAAagctaattatatatttaataattgttctaTGTTTGGTTTAACATATGTGtcaatagtttttcttttataattgcTTATCATTCTTAGCTATaacttatgaaaaatatatttctgttttattaaaaatacatatttttaaaatcgaATAAACGCTCCAGCATAGctaagtggttaaagcactcgactcgcaatctaagggtcgtgtgttcgaatcccccatctcaccaaacatgctcgtcctttcagccgtgggggtgttatatcaatctcattattcgttggtaaaagagtagcccaaaggttggcggtgggtggtgatggctatcagccttccctctagccttacactgctaaattatggacggctcgcgcagatagccctcgtgtagttttgcgcgaaattcaaataaatacgTATAAAAGTACCTGAAGTAACCCTTCTACAGAAGAGATTTAGTTTAATTCATATTAATCAACAAATCACCGTATCAAATGAGGTGGTGAGACGATAGCTGTCATACGTTTGTTGTTTACAAACATTCTCTTTATCCTCAGAACGTTTAATAATCATCATATTTGGTATTTTTTGTATCTCGAAAGGATAACATACGAAATAGAAACAGTAATTTTTGTTTGCTCATAGTATAGACCTCATTATAATCATTTTTATGTTGTAACTTCAAAATTTGACTCACCAAGATGACCATTAAATTACACTAAATCATATTCTTTACCAAACACATAAAAACCTGTATTTGGTAACAAACCTATTTAACTTCCTAACTTAAAATGTAACATTGTTCGAAACTTCAATTTTTTGCTGGTCATGTTTTCTGTTTTCTAAATAGATTTGAGGTTAAATGATTCATTCAAGATTGAATTTGTTCCAAGAGAACACTTATTTGATTGAATTTGTTCCATGAGAACACTTATTTGAgtcattttttattcttaaacaaTTTTCGAtcgaaattataataaatataaaagacgAACTTACAGCAGCAACAACTTTAACTGCAGGTTGATAAACTGGAGCATGGACAAACTTGACAGCTGGGGCAGCAAAGAAAGGATAACCAGCATAGGCAGCTGTAGCCAGCATACACAGAACAAGTACCTGGAATTAGCAAACATCACCGTATTATTTTgccttatatatttttatttctcggTAAATGAATACTTTTCTATTAAGTTTTATAGTGAGTTTCAATGTAtactagttttgtttatttatttatacgtaAATGAGTACTGGAGAGTATTGGCGTTTACTGCATatatgtggatatatatatatacatgttggagaaaattaatactaatagacttaagtaaacaaaattaaaaggaaggactgcgttaaaaacagcaaatacaaaccattaactaattatattagtttgttataacttaaaaggaaggactgcgttaaaaacagcaaatacaaaccattaactaattatattagtttgttataacataaaAAGAAGCCGAAactaaaatactaaacaaaaaacactgcacTAGTTAAAACGATCCCAGgttacaagctataatgtgagatataacGTTTTGCAGGTCAATTTTAACGACtgttcgccagtctcacataaagaaaaaatgaattgaaaaataaaggtAAGAATAAGAAAGTAAGGGACATAATACATCCCACATAATACATCCCACATTATACATCCCACATAATACATCCCACATTATACATACGACATAGCTTGTACCCCAGGATCTGTTTTAACTGGTGCAGcgattgttgtttattatttttgtattggcTTATTGTTAGGctataacaaactaataaatgtatatatatatatattataattaacttaaaatacaaacattttaccaGCAGCCTATTTTTGCTTATCTTTCTTAAGATAGCTCTTATTTTTAGCTTAAGGAAAGACTAGTGGAGAAATCACTTCTaacaattagtttgtttaagaTTACACACTAAAATTTCTTCAATGAAATAATACCTTGATCATCGTGTTGTCTTGGTGTGCTACAGTCAACAGAAGACTCCAAGAAATGTTCGTCGTTTGTGGATTTCGTGGAGAACGCTGGTCAGAAGAAGTCTTATATACTAAATTTTGGCCTAGTTTTGATGACCAGGAATCGAGACTGACATGCTGCGAGAATGCTTGACAAATATAAAGTTAAGGATGAACGTGGATGGGAGTGGTGAAAGTTTAGCCTGAAGGGAGGGAGGGTTTGGaccagttttttttgttttttttttgcgaaAGTGTTCAATATCGTAAGTTCTTTTTAACCAACGATATCATAGACAGAAAATATCACGGGCATTGTTTTAGTTCATCCATACACAGTGAACTATCTGAGCGGGTTCTTAACCATTAATCACAGCATTGTGACCGCTAGAAGACACATGGTTTAAGTAACAACAAATGTGAACAATGTTAACATAGATAAACGGGATCATTACAAGTGTTTTATAAATAGTCTATTGAACTAATTACACAAAGAAGAAAGGTACAAGTAAGTATACGCCAGAATATTTACTtcaatgtttttaacttttagcATAATGCTGTAATCAGTGGTTGGTAACGAAGAAGGCTTTTACTGTTGTTGTAACAGAAAGTTTGTTGTTTGGTAAGCATTCATCTCTCTTGTACCATTTCTTTTCCTTGAATCGATGCTGATGATTTTGTTGGTATTTATTGTACCTCATGAGtatcaaaatatgtaacaaaagtGTTTGTctctctttttattatatttttttttagaaattagaTTAATCAAAAGTAACTTTACATTTGTGATAAAACTcgaatgaaaatgttatttatgcctattgtttaaataattaaaatatctacaGAATCAACTGCAAAAATGAAGTATTTGTGAAATACTCTAGTTGGATTTGCTAACAAGAAAAACTGTTTAcacttgtatctcagaacgactaatatgagtattaacacttttactaataaagttaacctgaaaatgacctgggaaggtcgaaacgttgttttctgctttattagaaaaagtgctaatacccatagcagccgttctgagatacattttaacttcaagtgaATTTCTCCTCATCAAGAATTGTTTACATTATTCTAAGACGTCTGTACCTCCTTAGAAAATTTAGACTAGGGTACTTTTGTTTGAAAAGAAGATCTCttttattcatatgtatattCATATCTCACAAattatttgttacattagttGTTAATAGGCGATTAAATCAGCACTACAAAACTAGTGAATTAAAACCGCATTACCGTTATCGATCCAGCTTCTCAACTTATTGTCATAGTGAATAATGCCTGTGGGATATTACATCTTTCAGACAAAAATCCGGTATGAATCTAATCAGCCGTCATGGAAAATCATAAAAAATCAGTTAATGTTAAGAGGATGAGTGCTTACTACCACAACATCTAGAGCTTCTACTGCCTTTCACGGTCTATAGTCAtttcttaaagtaaaattaaactgAAAGGAAACCATCCTAGTATTTCTATTAATTAAACTCCCAACCTATACcctcacaaaaatatattaccgATACTGGTAATGcgatgcatatatatatgtataatctaGCTCTACCGAAATCATGTTAAGAGAACACTTGTCCCCTTGTGGATCAGCGACAAGTTTGAggacttacaaaactaaagtctgcTGTTCGATTCCTCATAGAGATAGCACAGAttgccaattgtgtagctttgcgctaaaataaaGAAGACTTAAGATCTATGGTAAGTATTTAACTTctaaactagtcatcaccacccaccgccaattgttgggctactcttttaccaacgaatagtgggattgaccgcacgttataacggttgaaagggcgagcatttttagagtgacagagattcgaacctgcgaccctcagattaccagtggagaaccctaaccacctaaccatgccaggCTCGCCATTAAGTAATTTTCCATTCTCATAGTTaaggaaaataaaagttttaaaaaaggaaTGAGCCATTACTGTGTGTGGTTAGTGCAAAACGCAAATAAAGTCTTTTCAAATCGTACTTTATAGCTTTGAAAATTTGAATGAATTCATGAACTCATCAGTAAGGAATGTGAACAAAGACAATAGTGTTTCAGGGGGTTTCGACATTATATCTATAGTGtgacataaagaaatataatatatgtttcatAAATCACAGGCCATGAAAAGAGACCGTGAGTGGGTAAGTCACATatgattaagtaaaataagaacACTTTAACTGTTTATCACGGTCATGCCTACATATTCAGTTAGAAATTAAAGGTTTAGAAAAATCATACGAGAAACTAATGGAAAGGGAACAACACAATAAAAAAGTGCAAGAATGTTAAATTTAGTTAACTCATTCTACACTTAAACAtcaattaaaatgaataaaactatatgtttaaatattgttgtgttatatTTACCGTTGATTTAAGAGCACAAGAAATACGCACAAATTCCTCATTGTGGGCTGGTTTCACACGTGTCAGTCTGCtctaagttaaatgttttaatgtgcAACAAACAGCCATTTTGCTAGAAATGACTTATCGTTGCTCTCCCAGTCATAGTATAAAACAAAACCATATACCATCATATAgctgaaaaacatattttcaaacacCACGtaacttaaattattaaagtacTTAAGGTGATAAAACTGGGAAGCAACAGCTGTAGTATTCATATCTACGTTTAAGACCAATATGTCGGaatgaaagatatttaattaCCAATCAAGAACATATTGTGTATTGTATATTGTGCTTCAATCTATAATTGACAATTAATGTTTATTAGCAGCTGTACTGTTGGAATTATATCTAGTTTAAGGTAAATATGTTTCGTTTCCTGTTTCATGTAttcattttgtttgatttaaGTTATTCACCTACGTTAAACTGTAAATCTAGCTCGTATATGACTGATTATATTATGAAACTAGATGAAGTACCCGTCCGTTGGacgggtaaaaaaaaaaactcgtttgCAACAAAGGATTGGAAATTgtgcttttatttttgtttaagtttctGAACAtgataaacattcaaagtacattaaaatacataaagcCAACAATAGTCAAAAGAAAAACATAGGTAGTTTTTCCAAAAGTAGATAGTAAATTAGATGGGAGTCTAACTCCCATAACTTTTCTTATGATATTTGTCAAAACGTTTTGAATTACTGTAAAGtcagaaagttaaatatttataattctttctCACCAGTAACTTAGTTTGATACACTTTACAGGACAAGATGAGGGTACCTGTTGAGGAAACAAACAGTGTATGAAgaacaatgttatataatgttccacttgtttcttttgttgttaaacCGTCTAATAGTTTGATTCATGGATGATGATTCACATAAATGGTGAAGTACATTTTAAAGGccaagaatttatttaaaaagtggaAATATGCTCTATTCCAGTGTGTTTTCTATTCTATTTATGCGACAAAATCCCAAGAGAGAATATCACTTGGGGTGGTGGCCTTGGGGGTGGTTAAAATGCATAAGCTCACTGTGCTTCTTGTCAGCTTCCAAGGTGGCCTAGTTTTCCAAGCGGCACGAGATGTAAGATCTTATAATTAACACCAAATAATGATGTTATGTTTACcacagaaacaaaattatataagaCCCGTAGATTTAATATATAAGGTTATATAACCTATAGAAATAACAGAGAAAGTAAATATGATTTGGACAGAGGAATATTTAGATGTATCAAAATACTTTTTTGGTAAATACATTAGAGCTACAatcctaaaataaaaatacatttataaagctggcgatggatggtgatgactagctgcctttcctttagtattacactgttaaattagggaaggctagcgcagataactctcgtgtagctttgcgcgaaattcaaataaaaaaagacGAACATACCTATAACCGTACAATCACAAAGTGCCTATTACACGTAGCAGACACAATGATCACATGAAACACTAAATTTTACACATGGAGGCCTCATGAACAACTGATTGACGCAATCAAAGAACACCGGAAGATTAGGAACAGAATTATATCATCGTCAGGTTCCTCGTCATCAAATGTGCAGACAACTTCACATCCATCTTTCCAGTTTCGCTCGAAGATGATCATATATAAACTACACCCGAACAGGATGTCATAATACAGACACTCAATAAAACAATCACAGTCAtgggaataaaaataaaactaaaaacatgctTCTAGATGTGGGTAATATAGGATGCATACATATAGAGAAAAGTCACCCAGGATCTACGAGTATATAGGAGCAATCTTTAGTCTCTTATAAAAATACcagcaaatgttttaatgttcttGAAAGAAGAAAGCCATCGAATAAGCCAGAAAGTTACAGACCGATTATCCTCAGTAACTGTATCGAGAAactcattcaaaataaaatatatataagtaaaatattattagcatAACTCGAAATGGCATCAAAATTACCGGAAATACAAAACGATTTTCGTaactcaaaaaaacaaaccacttaTCATCTAGTACGATTTATAGAAAGTGTCATTAACTCAATTaagtacatttaatataattggACATCAGTAAGAAATTGGAGATTAttagtattaaaacaaacttattaattgCTTAAAAAGCAAACTCAGTTAAATAGCTTTAATCAGAATAAATACAGTGTCGCTTGCtttcttgacattgagaaagTATTCTAGAGTATATGGCATAGTGAGTTGAGGTTTCAAATGTCACATGGAAAACTGCTGCGAGGTACTATTCAACCGCTTTCCAacttttttaagaataaaaaataatgtgtCGGGACCTACTTTTGACTAATTTAGCTCGGAGACAAGAAAGTGGAATTAGACTTACACTGTTCATCCTTTGTGTGATTGAAGTGCCCTTAAATGATCAAAATTTCTGTTTCATCTTTCATCTCGCTGATGACGTAGCCATATAAAAAAGCTCAAACACTCCGATCGTAGTAGAAACTAAGCCTTAAATAGGTctaaactaaatagaaaattattgtaGCACacggaaaataaaaattaattcttcaaaaacaaaagaagtatTATTCACAAAATCCCTTTAAACAAGTGACCACCCTTCTTCTTCTGGTAGTCACATCGGCTGAATTTCTAGGTCTAACTTATAACTCAAACTTAAACTGgattaaacatacaaatataattagaaacaaaaaatggCAAAGAGCCAGTCCAACGTCTAACAGACAACAACGGTAAACATTCTTAAAgccaataaaaattacacttgttCAGTGCCATGGCATGCATATCCAgcaaaattaaatgataaattgCATGCActtgaaaatacaataatcacTAAAGTATACAGAGTTCTAAGAACCACGAATACAACTTTCTTACATAATTACCCAAACATCCTTAAGTTGTCAAACAGGCTTCTAGATAgatcaaaataacattttaggaaaaaaaattaatagaatgCTTTATTGAACACACTTTGAAACTGTATTATACGTGAAGAAAAtaatcctaaatacatttcacaatttaatcaaattaactaattatattacGATCACCTAACAGTTGGAAAACTAACAACCAATAAttacatatatcatatatatatatatatttgtacatatcCGTACAAACTATAGAAATGGTTGTGAAGAAAACTCTTTGCTTTCGAGCAATTGAAGCGATATAATTTAGTGCTGTTGATGAGGAATTCTGCTTCTGTACTTACGAACATGGCCAGAAAAGGGCCAATCACGTGTGCGGAAAACAAAGGACACTTGTATTGCGCATGCGGTGACTACATGAAACACACAAATCGAATTTTATTAATTAGTGCTAACAATATTCTCAAACATCTTTAAACCAAGTTAAGGAAGAGGGAAGAGGTTCAGGAAGTATACGACCCTACCAGATCTTATGACCAAGATCACGACGACGATCATTCGTTAGCTTTATACTTCACTACCTACATGGACCACATGTGGTACTCCTGTCAGGTACCATGGTCGGGTGTCCTAATGGGTTTGTTTTGGACGCGGAAGTAACTGGTTATAATAGAAAAGATTGATCTCTGTTAATCATGAGGGGATTTGAATCTGTCTTTGGAAGGCGGATATTTTGTACTAGGATTTTGAAAAGctgtttttcaaacatttatataaatttatttgaaattgttattGTGGTAAGTAATGTCACCAGACTGTAACTGGTAGTTATGCTTTTGATCCAGATAATCAATAGTACCATTTATCCTTCATTCTAATCAATAAATTTTGAGTTATTTATATCAAATGTCATCAGTGTTGTGTTCACTCTTATAATGTATACCATACTAAGATCATGTATACGATAACTATAATACATaatagtttaatttcattttaattcttATACAGACTGGTTTTTCAAGGTTTGTTCTAGCAAAACATTAAATCCAATAATGTTGTATACCAGTTATCCACTTCTACATCATTGTTACATTAGATACAACaagctgtataaatatatatgtgtgtattatttcGTTTTAGTAAAGCTTTTTTCTAGCATTTCAAAGAAGCGTTCTAGCTCGCAATGTTCATTTCTGATTACTCAAGCCTAAAACGTTCTAACAATCTTATGTCAGTTACGCTGTTGTATAATCATATAATTGTAAGTGACATTAAAAAATGTCTCATACAACATGATGGATGACGATGTCCTTAGTCCATCGAAATGAAACTAACAGGGACATATATTAGCTTTAACTAATATCAAAAAACAAGTCATTCGCTTTACGATAAACAGGTTCGATAAGgaataaaaatgaagtttatCACCTCAGGAAGGTACTTTATTCACCTGTCACGTCatggtaatttttttattttaacccaGATGATTAAGCCAAATGGTGGtatacagaaaaacaataatCACAGGGGTATTGAGTAAAACCCACGAGTTTCTCTAATTTGTATGTTatgacacaaaaatatttatataatttcttaacGTTATACTCAGAATCAGTGTGGTAATATGAAAGAATGTTTTTATACCAACTTAGTGTCACATGTTTCGATCCCAAATATTTCAgtcttaaataattttgttttataatcgtCTACAAAACGTTCGAGAAAATTCGTCTTTGAACAAAAGTAATTAATTGTACATACAAAAGCTTCATCAgaaaacattcactatctaaagTTCGTTAGATGTCATTTCCTACAATTCACCTGGGTAGAATGATAAAAACTGATATACCTCAAATCTTCAGTCCTTTGCCAATTATATTCAAGACTTCGTAACCTAAAACTAGATAAGATgttaaaattacaagttttatttacattatgatACTTTGTAATATAAGAGTGCGAGTCCCATTAGCAACATGGATGGTAAGtctatttgtttcagaatttcatcCAAAGCTATACAATATAATTATTGATGCATACAGTTTTTATctataaactaatgtttttatttatttgatgctaagcacaaagctaaataatgggctatctgtgctctactcatcacgggtatcgaaacccagtttctggcaGACATTCCTTTGTGCagttttttaaactaatagactgAAGGAAAGTCAACAGGACAACTGTACTCATCATAGGCCCTTGCACTATTTTTATCTCATCGAAAAGTTGGATTTGACCTTCATTATTACAGCGCAACCACGTTTCAAAAGTGTGGAActtctttatgttgttgtttttgtttttttttgcagcaACTGGgcttgttttgaaaaaaaaaacacatttgttagCATAAATATTTCATGAGACCAACTGAAGTGTTTATGAATTCTATCTAACGATCTAAATAacaatatgtat from Tachypleus tridentatus isolate NWPU-2018 chromosome 1, ASM421037v1, whole genome shotgun sequence harbors:
- the LOC143247440 gene encoding cuticle protein 10.9-like yields the protein MIKVLVLCMLATAAYAGYPFFAAPAVKFVHAPVYQPAVKVVAAEKPEPFDFSYDTKDEDGNTQSRQESGDGSGAVTGSYSYADANGLYRRVSFTADASGFKPSIETNEPGTANANPADVQVSVQEAPAVKVKAAPVHKIIKLVHAPYFHAPWAYGYAHA